A genomic window from Emys orbicularis isolate rEmyOrb1 chromosome 8, rEmyOrb1.hap1, whole genome shotgun sequence includes:
- the MED7 gene encoding mediator of RNA polymerase II transcription subunit 7, translated as MGEPQQVSALPPPPMQYIKEYTDENIRKGLAPKPPPPVKDSYMMFGNQFQCDDLIIRPLESQGIERLHPMQFDHKKELRKLNMSILINFLDLLDILIRSPGSIKREEKLEDLKLLFVHVHHLINEYRPHQARETLRVMMEVQKRQRLETAERFQKHLERVVEMIQNCLASLPDDLPHSEGGMRLKTEPMEIDDRNSCIGQNEQQRESAGCKKDQVLDKDAAMCSIIDEMT; from the coding sequence ATGGGGGAACCTCAGCAAGTGAGTGCTCTCCCTCCACCTCCAATGCAGTATATAAAGGAATATACAGATGAAAATATTCGGAAAGGTCTAGCCCCTAAGCCTCCACCACCTGTGAAAGACAGCTACATGATGTTTGGTAACCAATTCCAGTGTGATGATCTCATTATTCGACCCTTGGAAAGCCAAGGCATTGAACGATTGCATCCCATGCAGTTTGACCACAAAAAGGAACTAAGGAAACTCAATATGTCTATCCTGATAAACTTTTTGGACCTCTTGGATATCTTGATAAGGAGCCCAGGCAGCATAAAACGGGAGGAGAAACTGGAAGACTTAAAACTGCTTTTTGTCCATGTCCATCATCTTATAAATGAATATCGACCCCACCAAGCCAGGGAGACGCTAAGGGTTATGATGGAGGTGCAGAAACGTCAGCGTTTGGAGACTGCTGAGAGGTTTCAGAAGCATTTAGAGCGAGTTGTAGAAATGATCCAGAACTGCCTGGCCTCCTTACCTGACGATTTGCCTCATTCAGAGGGAGGGATGAGGTTAAAAACTGAACCCATGGAAATTGATGACCGCAACAGTTGTATTGGACAGAAtgaacagcagagagagagcGCTGGCTGCAAGAAAGATCAGGTTTTAGACAAAGATGCTGCTATGTGTAGCATTATTGATGAAATGACATGA